TGACTTCAAGGCCATGCCCTCGCCCACGGGAAAGCGGATCATCGACACCCGCGGCGTCTGGACCGGGCGGCCGGTATGACGATTTCGCCTGAACTCCGCGACAAAAGAGACGTCATGGCATTCGTGGCGCGCGTACTTGCTGAACAAGGTCGCATTGGATCCGCGAATGCTATTGTTTCTCACGTCGATTCTCTGAAAGCCGAGCCTCCGCCGCTGGATACGATACTCCGCCCCCGTGGCGTTTCTGTGATTATGCCAACATACAAGGGTGCCAAGAGGATCGGTCGCGCCTTACAGTCTTTAGCTGCTCAGTCTATTGACCGTAGAAAATTTGAAGTCGTTATTGTTCACAACGGCCCCGATGATGGCACTAAAGAGGTGGTTTCAGCGTTTCGCGAAAACTATCCGACACTCAACACCATCTTCGCGCAGAGCGCGCCGGAGAGTGCGGCAGCTGCAAGAAATCTCGGATGCTCGCTGGCAATATTTGATCATATGACATTCCTAGATGACGATGATTATCTGTCAAAGAACTTTCTTGAAGCTCTTCTTGAACAGGCTGATGGCACGTCAGTCGTCCTTTCGCAAATCGTTGACTTCGATGATCAGGGTGAGTACGAGAGCCCTATAAATCCGAAACTTTTAACGACGTTTTCTAAAGAACGGGACTTAAACGTCGAGGATGCACTAAGTGCTGGCACTGCTCTCACCATGACATGTATAAAGCTCTTTCCATCGCAAATGTGCGAGCAGGTTAACTTTGATGTGGCACTGGACAATGGTGAAGATGTCGTCTTCTGGGCGGAAGTCTTGGCTCGATTCAATCCGACGATTAAATTGTGCCCAACGGAAAATAAGGCCATCTATTATCGTGAACTGCGGCCTGGCTCAATATCTAGACCGGGGCTGTCGTTTAAATTTAACGTCTTGGACCGCTTGGAAGTAATTAGAAGAATATATAATCTATCCAAAAGATATCGCTCTGGAATCTTCAAAGATAAAATATTTACAGCCTCATCGTTCATTGTCGCCTATCTGAAAGAATACCCGGAAGACTATAACCGGATTCTCAGAATGGTGTTAGATAGCTGCCCAGACTATAGCGCCAATAAATACATAAATGAGCGTCTCTCACGATCATTGGTGGTATCATTTTGTTTTGCGCCTTGGGTCGATACCGCCGGAGTTGTGGCTGCAAAACGAATGCTCACAGCCGGACGTCCTTTCGATGTCATCTCGGATAATATGAAAAAATTCCGTAATGCAGATAATGATCTAAGGAAAATTTCTCATCACCTCATTGGCGCGCAGGTCGAACTGAGTTCCAATACCACCTCCACGCTGGATCCGGTTGGCACAATGGAATTCGCCCGTAAGGCGAACGAAAATGCAAAATCTCTGAATAAGACTAGGCGCTATGAGCGGATGTATTCTCGTGTCATGTGGCCTGCATCGAATTTTGCGGCGGCTGCAATAAAGGCCTCACTTCCAGAAATAAGTTGGACTGCTGAGTTCTCCGATCCCATGGTCACCGACATTATGTCGGAGAAGCGCCCTGGGAAAATGGACATGTCTTGGCTTCGTGAATCTGGGGTGGATGATCTGATAATTCAGAAGGGATATCCTTTACTTGATTCTGACAGTCTCATGGAATGGTGTGAGTATCTTGCATATACACTAGCCGATCAGATTTTGTTTACTAATAAAAATCAGCGTGACTACATGCTATCGCAGCCATGGATATCGTCGATGAAGCAGGCAATCATTGATCGGTCACAGATTGCACCGCACCCAACCCCACCATCTGAATACTACGAATTGGAGAATGATGAGTGGCGACCTTCGACGCAGACAGTCAATATAGCGTATTTCGGCAGTTTCTATAAAACTCGCGGTTTATCCTCGGTGTTTGAAGCCTTGGCCGTTCTGGACGACGACACAAAATCAAAGCTTCATCTGGACATATATGCTTCTTACAATAAAGATTTAGAGGAGGCCATTCTTGAATCTGGCGTAATCGGCAGCGTGACTCAGAGAGAGCCCCTTTCCTATTTTGCTTTCTTGTCGCGCTGTAAGGTGTATGATTATCTTTTGGTCAACGACGCAGAAACAAAAGGTATCAAACCGCTTAACCCATATCTGCCATCAAAGGTAAGTGATTATCTTGGGGCAAACGTTCCGTTCTGGGCGCTCGTTGAGGCAGGCAGTCCGCTCTCCGGAATGTCGTTGCCTAATGGGTCGAAGGTTACGGCTTTGGGAAATATGGAAGGCTACATTAAGGCACTAACTGAGATGGCTGCACAGAAATGAAATCTATTTGCGCAGCCAGCTGGAGATAAAATCAATCCGCCGCGCGCCGTAAGAAGTCCAGACTTATATATCCAGCTCTAATAGCCTCGTATCATTTTAATTATCTTGCGCATGGGTGACGTAATCTTCCACGAGGTACTGGAGATAAGTTCATCACGATGCTTTTCTATGCTTAGCAGATTGCGTTCCAATTCTGCTAAGCGCTTTTTTGCCTTTTCAAACTGAGCTCTGGTAGCCACGTTCTTCTGCGCTTCTTTTGCGAGATCGCTTTGGTATGTTGTAGATAGAACGATAATATCCTCGATGCGCTGCTCGTACTCATACTCTGTACTCTCAAAGGCTTTGCGCAATGTGTCGATTTCGCTGGCTTTCGCTTGCGCGATGCGCTCAGCCTCTTCCGCAGCTTGCTGCAGGTCGTGAATGCGGGCGGCCTGTTCGGCGTTTCGCTGCAGCTGGGCCTGTTCCGATGCCTCGGCCTTTTCCAGCTTGACCTCAAGTTCCTTCAGCTCCGTATCCGAGCGCTTTACACGGCCACGCAATGCTGCCAGATCCCGCGACATATCCTCATTCTGCCGCGCGGCGGCGAGGCCCTGGCCCAGCCGGTTGAAGGCCTGACGCATCGCCAACCAGGACGTTTGGCCCGGTTGCTGCATGACAAGTCGACGGACGCGCTCTGGTTGTTTCGACCCGTAAAGGATCACATCCAGCGCCGCGCCTCCGGTCACGACCGGGCCCAGATTCAGGCGCGGGCGGTCGCTGCCCGTCAGCACGCGGCGGGTTGCCTGATCGGCCAGCACGACATCGGGATTCACGATGACGATAACCGCGCTTTCGGACAGGCGCGGCAGAATGTCGTCATGCAGAAAGTCCAGCGCGTCGGGTTCAGGCGCCGTGCCCAGAACCAGCAGATCGATCTCTTCGGGAAGATCCGTTGCGATCTTCTTGCCGCTGAGGATCTGCGAGAAATCGGAATAATGGCTGTCATGCTCTGCCTGCAGCGCGGGCGTCAGGGCCGGTGTTTTGTTTTCCAGCGCCAGGCAGAGCGTGCCGCCGTTCAGACGCTCGGCCGCCTGACAGAAGGCAAGATAGCCGATCCCGTCATCCAGCCCCATTTGCACGATCAGGCGTGGGCTTGCCGCCTCGGTCAACCAGAACAGGAAGGGTATCTGGGCAAGAACCGGCGATACATCCGCATGGCGCGGACGCCAGAACGCCGCCTGTCCAAGCGTCTGCCCCTGGGGTTCCGATTCCGTGACCGAGGGCAGGTTGCTTTGCGTCGGCTGAGCAGCAACCGCTTGCGGGGCGCGATTCTCTTGCGTGGGCGAGGATTTCATGGGCGCTTTTATCCGGATGGATTGGAGGTTGAGGACGGCTTATACGAAGATAGGTGCTTCGTGAACCACTAACCTATAGCGTGTGCCATCAACAATCAGGTGTGGCGTTTTTCGGGTTCGACTTGATAATAGGTTTCGTTCGTTCCGTGCAGCGACCCCTGAAAGAACTGCCGGATCAGCAATCCGGTTTTCCTTGAATCGATATGGCGGGGCTCGACCCGGAATTCTGCCATGCGGCCGATCATTTTACGGGGGCGCAGGAATTCCTCGATCTGATGATAAAGCGGCCGCACGCCGTAATCGTCAAAAAGAACCCGCACCGGCTTTTCTGCCCGCAGCAGCACCGTCGCAAAGCAGGCAGTTCGGAAACGGCCGTCGATCAACACCACATCCGGATGGCGAAACCAGGTCTGGTCCCATACGCCGTTCGGGTAATCGGGAAAGCTGCGCCATGCCTCGGTGTCAAGCGGCCTGCCCCAGGGTCCAGTGCGGCCGATATCGGCGTGATGGACGACCACCGGCGACAGGATCTCGGGGCTACAAAGCTTTTCCCGCAGATTTCGTGCCCAATCCCGATCGCTTTCGACACTCATGATATATTTGCCGGGCATCCTTGCCGCCAATTCCGTCGATCCGCCAGAACCATATTCAAGAATGACCGTGGCGTCAGAATAAACACGTTTCAGATGCGCGACTTCAGCATCTGGCATGAAAGGGGCGGGGTCGTCGGTCAATCTTCACCTGTGTCTAGGGAACAGGCCCGGCTTTTCGAGCGGCGGTGTGTCGCATTCATTTATAACACTATCTGTCGTTTGGACAGCGCGGATTGATATTCGCCACCAATCAGAGCATTTAGGGCAAAGCCCACAACCTCTTCGCGAGGTGAAAAGATATCAGGCATGGAACGATGAGCAAAGAACCCGCAGCCGGAACCTCCGCGCAAGGCGCCGCCCTGTTTCGCGCGGCTGAAGTCATGAGTATCGCGGGACGCGCCGCGTCGCGTCGGGTGTTGCTGCAAGAAGCTGTCACGCGATCAGCCGATACCGGGGCAGCGCGGCCCTGGCATGAGCGGGCGGCAGCGCGGAAGGATCGCGCATATATCCGCGATCTCTGTCTTGCGCTGACGCAAGATGGGTTCGGCACGGATTTGCCGACATGGCTGGGTTTGGCGCCGCAGGAGGCCGATCAGGATCTTCGCTACGGCGCCAAGGAATTGCGCGCGCGGTTGGAGAAGCTGAAGGTCGGGCGGCAATCGGATCGCAGCGGACCCCTGTGCTACGTGCTGCATATGAGCCTGCCCGATAATGGCAGCGGCTATTCGGTGCGCTCGCATCATCTGATAGCCGCGATGCGGAAAAACGGTCTGGATCCCTATTGCGTGACCAGGCTGGGATTTCCCGGCGATACCGGGCAGCCTGGTGACGTGGCGATGCAAGCGGTTGATGGGATAGACTATCATCGCATCCTGCAGCCCGGAAAACGGGACTTTCGCAATATGCGATATGTGACAGATGCGGCCATTGCCCTGGTCGAGAAGCTGGCACCGCATCAGCCTTATGCGATCATGGCTGCGTCCAATCACGAAAATGCGGCGCCTGCCTTGCTGGCGGCACGCTATATGGGCGTGCCCTTCATCTACGATATGCGCGGTTTCTGGGAGTTGTCGACGCTGGCCGCCGATCCCGAGCGCGCGAAGACCCCGCAATTCGCGACTGCCGTCGAAATGGAGGCCGAGATTGCGCGGCAAGCAGATCTTGTCTTCACGCTGACCGAGGCGATGAAGGGCGAATTACGCAGGCGACAGGTCGGCAATCCGAATATCCATATTCTGCCCAACGCGGCCGACCCCGAGGTTTTCAGGGCGGCCCCGCGCAATGCGGCATTGGCGAGGAAAGTTGGGATCTCGGATGACACCGCGGTGATCGGCTATGTCGGATCGTTTACCGGCTATGAAGGTCTGGATGACCTTACCCGGGCCTGCGTGTTGTTGCACCAGCAGGGATATGATTTCAGGCTGCTTCTGATCGGATCAGAGCCTGCGCATCTCAGGGATGCCATATGCCCGGAACTGCGACAGATCGCGGCCGCCGGCGGGATCACGGACAAGCTGATCATGCCCGGGCGCGTGCCGGTGCAAGAGGTGAAGGATTGGTATTCGCTGATCGATATCGTGCCGATCCCGCGCAAGGATATGGCGGTTGCCGAATTGGTGTCGCCCCTGAAACCGCTTGAGGCCATGGCGATGGAAAAGGCCGTCGTCGTGACCGATCTGGCGGCGCTGAAGGAAATCGTGACCCATGACGAGACCGGAATCGTGGTGCCGCGCAGCGATGTCGGGGCGCTTGCAGCGGCGCTTGGCCGGTTGATCGAGGATCCGGCGGCCCGCGCCTCGCTAGGCAAGCGCGCGCGGCAGCGTATCATCGATGCACGAAATTGGGATGCGGTTGTCCGGAATTTCCGTGATATCCTTCGGCAGAACCTGCCGGGATAGCGGCACCGTATCGCTGTCTGCCGACTTCCCAAACACGGCACAAGGTTGTATTCAACAATCGAAAGGATTGTTGAACATGGCTGCTATCGCCCATCACAGCCCGCTGTCCCATGCTGCCTATCACGATCTGCTGCGGTCGTTGCGCGATGAGGCGATCGGGGATTTGCGGGGGACGCCGACGCGGGTCAGCCGCAATGGGCGCGCCTATTGGTATGACAGCTTTCGCGTCGGATCCGAGGTGCGCAAGCGCTATATCGGAGAGGATAGCCCGGAACTGGCCGCGCGCATGGCGCAGGCGCAGGACGCGCGGGCCCCGGCCGAAGAGCGCCGCAAGGAACGGGCGCGGCTGGTGCGCCTGCTGCGGGCCGAGGGGTTTCTGGGCCTGGATCCGACCACGGGCAGCCTGATGGCCGCGCTGGCCGGGGCGGGGGTCTTTCGTCTGGGCGGGACGGTGGTGGGCACGCATGCCTTTCGACTGTACGAGGGCGAGTTGAACCTGAGGCTGGGCTTTGACCAGACCGCGCAGACCGACGATCTGGATATCGCCAGTTTCGAGCGTCTGTCGCTGGCGCTGGAGGATGTGGCCGCGCCGCCGGTGCAGCAGGTCCTGGCCGATTTCGACTTTGCGCCCGCACCCAGCCTGCAGCCCGGCAAGGCCTGGCGCTGGCGGCAGACGGCGGGTCACGCGCTGGTCGAGTTCCTGACCCCGGCTTTCGGTGAAGAGGGTTTGCGCGATCTGCCGGCCCTTGGGGTGCAGGCGCAGGCGCTGCGGCATCTGAACTATCTGATCGCCGATCCGATCCCCGCCGCCATCCCCTATCGCAGCGGCGTGCTGGTGCAGGTGCCGCGCCCCGAACGCTTTGCTATTCACAAGCTGATCGTGGCCGCGCGGCGGCGGGACGAGGACCGGCTGAAATCCGAAAAGGACCGTCAGCAGGCTGCCTTTCTGATCGCCGCGCTGGCGCAGGACCGGCCCGAGGATCTGGCCGAGGCTTTTGAGGATGCCCGCGCGCGTGGCCCGCGCTGGCGTGCCCGGATCGAGGACAGCCTGTCGCGGATGCCCGACAGCGCGGCGCTGCTGGCCGGGCTGTAGGATCTCAGGCCGGGCGCTTGAGGCTTTCGCGGGCCAGCGCGGCGATCAGGTCGGTACGGGTGACGATGCCGGTCAATCGGCCCTGTTCCAGCACCGGCACCGCGTCGCAGGCGCCATCCGCCATCATGGTCAAGAGCGATGCGACCTTTGCCTGCGGCGCCGTGGTGGGCACGTCGCGGGACATGATCCCCTGCGCATCGCGGCCATACGGCAGATGATCGGGGTCGCTGCGGATCAGATGCAGCTGGAAGATAATGCCCAGAAAGCGATCCTCGGGGTCCACCACCGGCAAGGAGGTAAAGCCGTGCTGGCGAAACTCTCGGGCGATCTGATCCAGCGGCGTCTCGGGGCCAACCGTCACCAGATCGCGGGACATGATCTCGCCCACGGTCAGCGGCCCGGTCCGGTGGCCTGCGGCCTGCATCTCGGCCGCGCCGATCAGGCGGGCCAGATCCTCGACCCCCAGGTTCAGCGACTGGCGGTATTGGGCCAGGATCTGGGTCAGTTCCTCTTCGCTGAGGCCAAGCCGTTCGGTCGGCACGTGATCATCGGTGCCATGCGGGTTCTGGTCGGTGAACTGGCGGAAGGGATAGTGGCGGCCCGTCAGCCGGGCATAGATCACCGCGACGCTGACCAGAATCGCGGTTCCGAAACCCACCGGCGACAGCGCGAACCAGAAGCCCAGATCGCGGATCGCATCGGGCGACAGCGCGGCGGTCATGGCCACGGCGCCGCCCGGCGGATGCAGCGCGCGCATCAGGATCATGGCGGTGATCGCCAGCCCGACCGCCAGCACCAGCCGCAGCGTCGGATCGGCAATGGTCAGGCAGACCGCCACCGCCACCAGCGCCGAAACAAGATTGCCGATAATGGCTGACCATGGCTGGGCCAGCGGGCTGCTGGGCACGGCAAAGATCAGCACGGCCGTCGCCCCGAAGGGCGCGATCAGGTAAAGGCCAAAATGGGTGTCGCCGGGCAAAAGCAGCAGGAACAGGCTGACCGCCGCCAGACCGGTCAGGGCGCCAAACCCTGCGCGGCAGGCCTCGAAAAGGGGGGCGTTCGGGATGGCCGGGCCAAGCGCGCGCAGCGCACGGGTCAGATATGGATGCATGGTGATGTCTTCTTGGGCCCGGAACTGGGCAGGGGCTGGCTAGCGCGATGGCGGGCGACTGGCAAGCCGGTCCGGGGACAGCTGTGGGCCGCCGCCCAGCTCCTGGCCGAACCATGTCAGGAAATCCTGAATTTCTGCCTCATTCCGTCGGCAATAGGACCATTTCAGGTGCTTTTCGACGGTAATGAACCGGGCCTGTTTCAAAAGCTCCAGATGCCGGCTTGCCGTCGGCTGTGCGACGCCAAGCGCCTGCGCAATCAGCGTCATGCAAACGCCAAACTGCACCGGATCGGCGGACCATTGATCGCTGGAATGGATTTCCGGTTCCGCCAGCAGGCGCAGGATGGTCAGCCGGGGCTGACTGGCCACGGCCTTGATTTGGGTTGATCTGTCCATGCATTACATCATATCGTTATTTAGCTATATGACAATATGGAATCGCCTGATGCTGGATCTTCCCAACATGTCGATGGTCGAGGGCAGCGCCATCCGGTGGGGCAGGCTGGGCAATGGTCCGCCGCTGGTCGCGATCCACGGCACACCCTTTTCGTCGCAGGTCTGGCGCAGGATCATTCCGCAGATCGCGGATCAGCGGACGGTCTATTACTTCGATCTGCTGGGCTATGGGCAGTCCGAGATGCGGGCGGGGCAGGACGTTTCGCTGGCGGTGCAGAACCGGGTGCTGGCGGCGCTTTTTCAGGAATGGGGGCTGAGCCGGCCGGATGTTCTGGCCCATGATTTCGGCGGCGCGACGGCGCTGCGGGGCTATTATCTGAACGGGCTGCGTTACAGGTCGCTGACGATCTTCGACGCCGTGGCGCTGGCCCCCTGGGGATCGCCGCTGGTCCGGCATGTCCGCCAGCATGAGGCGGCCTTTGCCACCATGCCGGACTATATGCATCAGGCGATGTTGCGCGCCTATCTGCAGACGGCTGCCTATCACCCGCTGTCCGAAGAGGCGCTGGAGATCTATTCAGCGCCCTGGACCGGCCCTGTCGGGCAGCCGACCTTCTACCGTCAGATCGCGCAGATGGATCAGGCCCATACGGATGAGGTGCAGGGGATGTATCAGCGGATGGATTGCCCGGTGACGGTCCTGTGGGGGCAAGAGGATGGCTGGATCCCCTGCGACAAGGGGCAGGCTTTGGCGGGCATGCTGTCGGCGCGGGACTGCATCCTGATCCCGAAGGCCGGCCATCTGCTGCAAGAAGACCGGCCCGAGGCCATCGTCGCCGCCCTGCTGAAACAGATCGCGCCGCAAACACGGCCCGGCTACGACTGACATCGCATGCGTGGCGGCGGATCACGCGCCTGACCCAGCGGCCATCCCGTTGCGAAGGGTTCAGGCAGGCGGCGATAAGGACCGTGCCGGACGGCCCGGTCGTTCGAACTCTGCCCTTGCCTGTTCTACGCTTGTCCTGACGATACAGCCCCTGGCATGATCATTGATCAAGCCCATGGCCTGCATGAAGGCGAAAGTCGTTGTTGGGCCAAGGAATTTCCATCCGCGTTTCTTCAGCTCTTTGGAAATGGCCACTGACGTTGCAGAGGTCGAAGCCGATTGCGGTTCGGCCAATTCTTCACGCGTGGGTTCAAAACTCCAGACGAAGGCGGCAAGCGATCCTTCGGCCCTGACCAACTCGATCATGCGGCCAGCATTGTTTATCGTCGCATAGATTTTGGCCCTGTTTCGCACGATGCCGCTATCTGCCATCAGACGCGCATGATCGGCGTCGCCGAATTCGGCGATTTTTGCGTAGTCAAAGTCGGCAAAGCCAGCCCTGAAGTTCTGTCGCTTGGCCAGAATGGTGCGCCAGCTTAAACCGGATTGAAACGTCTCAAGGCAGAGTTTCTCGAAAAGGCGGGCGTCGTCGAGAACCGGAAAACCCCATTCCCTGTCGTGATAGTCAAGGAACTCGGGCGCCGCACCTGACCAGCTGCAGCGCGGTGCGCCATCGGGTCCCGTGAAGAGCTTTGGCATCTTTCAGGCTTTCAGCACGTCAAGCGCGGGCGTTGTCTTCTTGACGTCGACCTCCGCGATCTCGGCCAGGACGACATTATGTTCTACGAACGGATCGGCATTGATCCGCGCCTCGATCTCTTCGCGGCTCTCTCCTGTCGCCAGTATCGCGCCGCCGCCTTCCGGGGTCAGCGAGCCGACGCATTGAAAAATGCCGTCCTCGAAACCCCGGGCGATCCATGCGTTATGGGCCGGCATGAACTCTGCGGCGGCTGATCTGTTTTCGGAGAATCGAAGATAGATGATGAACACGGCGTCTAGCCTTTCGTTGGGGTGTGATCGGGAAGCTGGTCAAGCCACGCCTCCAGTGCAGCGACTTCCGCCCTCAGGAATGCCTCATCCTTGAGGGCGGAGGCCATCACCGCGATGCCTTGCGAGCGGGCCAGGACATGCAACGCCAGCGCATCGGCGTCGTCCCGGTGCCCAAGCGCCCTGAACTGATCGGCAAGCCAGTCGCGAAACAGGGTGAAAATCTGGGCGGCGCGCGCCTCTGCGATGTGATCCAGTTTGGCCAGTTCGGTCGTTAGCGTCCCGACCGGGCAACCGAACGCCATGATCTTGGTCCGATTGGTGATCAGGATGCGGATGAAAGACAAAATCCGGTCTTTCGGTGCGGCGTCCGTGTCCCAGGCTTCCAGCATCGCCTGCGTGGCCGAAAGGCGACGGGTGATCACCGCCTCCAGAATCTCGTCCTTGGATTTGAAGTGATGGTAGAAATTCCCGCGAGAGATCCCGATCGCACTCGCAATATCCGCAAAGGATGTTGCCTCGAAACCTGCCTCGTAGAAGAGGGCATCTGCCTTTTCTTCGATACGTTCGCGCGTCGCTGATCGTGACATGAAGGCCTCTGCAGGGTCGATGCAATCAAGGTTAGGACAAATGTCCTAATCTGTCAAATATGGACTCTGAAAGCGGCCGTTAGGGCATCGCGCAGGTGGAGCAGGCCCATAACGATGAGGTGCAGCGGATGGGCTGCCTGATGGCGTCGCTTATGTGCTAGAGCTTTTCGGGTTCAGGTTGATACATATCCGCTGCACCTGCCCAACGGCAGGCGCTCAACGCGAAGCAGGACGGCTTCAATTTCAACCCGAAACGCTTTCGCGGATCAGATCTGGACCTTGACCCAAGCCCCGTCCTGCTGGGCAGAGTTCTGGCAGGCGGCGATAAAGGCCATGCCGGACAGCCCGTCCTGAATGCCCGGAATGCGATCCTCGACGCTGCGATCGCCCCGGATGACGGCGGCGATATCGCTGTAGAGATTGGCGAAACCCTCCAGATAGCCCTCGGGATGGCCGGGCGGGGTGCGGCTGCTGGCGCTGCGATCCTGGGCGCGGGTCAGGATGCGCGGCGCTTCGTCCTTCGGGGTATAGATCAACTCTTCGGGGTGGCGCAGCCGCCATTCCAGCGCGCCCTTGGTGCCAAAGAGGCGCAGCGACAGGCCGTTTTCCTGACCGACCGCCACTTGCGACACCCAGATACCGCCCTTGGCGCCCGAGCCATAGCGCAGCGCGATGCGGGCATCGTCATCGACCGCGCGGCCCGGAACCATGCTGGACAGATCCGCCGACAGGGTGTCGGGCGTCTGGCCGGTCACAAAGGCCGCCAGTTGCCAGGCATGGGTTCCGATATCGCCAATCGCGCCGGCCCCCGCCTGTTTCGGATCGGTGCGCCAATCGGCCTGCTTGTTGCTGGTCTGATCCGCCAGCCAGCCCTGCAGATATTCCGCCTGCACCAGACGGATATCGCCAAGCGCGCCTTCGGCGACCATCGCGCGGGCCTCGCGCACCATGGGCATGGCGGAATAGTTATGGGTCAGAAAGAAGCGCGCCTTGCCCGCACGCACCGCCTGCGCCATCTGCGCGGCCTGCTCCGCCGTCGCGGCCAGCGGCTTGTCGCAGATCACATGGATGCCCGCATTCAGAAAGGCGATGGCGGGGGCGGCATGCATATGGTTGGGCGTGACGACGCTGACAGCCTCGACCCCGTCATCGCGGGCGGCCTCGGCCTCGGCCATCTGGGTGAAATCGCTGTAAGAGCGGATGCCAAGCTCGGCGGCGCTTTGGGCCGCGCGGTCAGGGTCCGAGGACAGCGCCCCGGCCACCAGATCAAAGCGGCCATCCATCCGCGCCGCGATGCGGTGAACCGCGCCGATAAAGGCGCCGCTGCCGCCGCCGACCATGCCAAGACGAACTGGTTTCATGTAATCCCCAATGCTTTTTCAATGTCGTTGCGGTCCACCGCGCTGGCCGCGAAATCGTCGAAGGCATGCGGCGTGACGCGGATGATATGGTCGCGGACAAAGGCGGCCCCTTCGCGGGCGCCGTCCTCGGGATGTTTCAGCGCACATTCCCATTCGACCACGGCCCAGCCGTCAAAGCCATATTGGGTCAGTTTGGAAAAGACCTGCTTGAAATCCACCTGACCATCGCCCGGGCTGCGGAAACGCCCGGCGCGATCCACCCAGGACTGATAGCCGCCATAGACGCCCTGCCGCCCGGTCGGGTTGAATTCGGCATCCTTG
The sequence above is a segment of the Paracoccus fistulariae genome. Coding sequences within it:
- a CDS encoding TetR/AcrR family transcriptional regulator, translated to MSRSATRERIEEKADALFYEAGFEATSFADIASAIGISRGNFYHHFKSKDEILEAVITRRLSATQAMLEAWDTDAAPKDRILSFIRILITNRTKIMAFGCPVGTLTTELAKLDHIAEARAAQIFTLFRDWLADQFRALGHRDDADALALHVLARSQGIAVMASALKDEAFLRAEVAALEAWLDQLPDHTPTKG
- a CDS encoding Gfo/Idh/MocA family protein, with protein sequence MKPVRLGMVGGGSGAFIGAVHRIAARMDGRFDLVAGALSSDPDRAAQSAAELGIRSYSDFTQMAEAEAARDDGVEAVSVVTPNHMHAAPAIAFLNAGIHVICDKPLAATAEQAAQMAQAVRAGKARFFLTHNYSAMPMVREARAMVAEGALGDIRLVQAEYLQGWLADQTSNKQADWRTDPKQAGAGAIGDIGTHAWQLAAFVTGQTPDTLSADLSSMVPGRAVDDDARIALRYGSGAKGGIWVSQVAVGQENGLSLRLFGTKGALEWRLRHPEELIYTPKDEAPRILTRAQDRSASSRTPPGHPEGYLEGFANLYSDIAAVIRGDRSVEDRIPGIQDGLSGMAFIAACQNSAQQDGAWVKVQI